A genomic stretch from Leptospira andrefontaineae includes:
- a CDS encoding DoxX family protein, which produces MIQKILKTDSDITSLILRITLAVVMFPHGAQKVLGWYGGYGFSGTYAFLTGAGFPGFLVILLFIAEFLGPIGLLSGLLTRVAAAGIGIAMTVAILPHAEHGFFMNWAGSQKGEGFEFHLLMVAISLALVIKGGGKLSVDGAISKK; this is translated from the coding sequence ATGATTCAGAAAATTCTCAAAACGGACTCGGATATAACATCCTTAATTCTAAGGATAACACTTGCAGTCGTGATGTTTCCACATGGAGCACAAAAGGTACTAGGCTGGTACGGCGGATATGGATTCTCCGGAACTTATGCATTCTTAACCGGCGCAGGCTTTCCTGGTTTCTTGGTCATACTTTTATTCATCGCAGAATTTTTGGGACCTATCGGATTACTTTCAGGTCTTCTTACAAGAGTAGCCGCAGCAGGTATTGGGATCGCAATGACAGTCGCAATACTTCCTCATGCAGAACACGGTTTCTTTATGAACTGGGCAGGAAGCCAAAAGGGAGAAGGATTTGAATTCCATCTATTGATGGTAGCAATCTCCTTAGCATTGGTCATCAAGGGAGGAGGAAAACTCTCTGTGGATGGAGCGATCTCCAAAAAATAA
- a CDS encoding aldo/keto reductase — protein sequence MQNLILNQSIQLNNGVEMPIFGLGVWKTRSGKECIDSVLNALEFGYRHIDTAKIYGNESDVGEAIKKSGIPRKELFITTKLWNSDQRNPRKYLEESLQTLGLDTIDLYLIHFPVAGTRKQAWKELENAYKEGLVRAIGVSNYTIPHLQELFEYAEIVPTVNQVEYHPFLNQNELLNTCKKNNIVLEAYSPLAHGQKISDPKLVSLAAKYGKTAAQILIRWAIDKGLVVIPKSVKKERILENSQVFDFKLSESDLAEMETWNENFRTCWDPTGA from the coding sequence ATGCAAAATTTAATCTTAAACCAATCCATCCAATTGAATAACGGAGTAGAGATGCCAATCTTCGGTCTGGGAGTTTGGAAAACAAGATCCGGAAAAGAATGTATAGATTCGGTTTTAAACGCTTTAGAATTCGGATACAGACATATAGATACTGCTAAAATTTACGGAAACGAATCAGATGTGGGAGAGGCAATTAAAAAGAGCGGGATCCCAAGAAAGGAATTATTCATCACTACAAAACTTTGGAATAGCGACCAAAGAAATCCGCGCAAGTATTTAGAGGAATCCTTGCAAACATTAGGACTGGACACGATCGATCTATATCTAATCCATTTTCCCGTAGCAGGAACTAGAAAACAAGCCTGGAAAGAATTGGAAAATGCGTATAAAGAAGGTTTGGTTCGTGCAATCGGGGTAAGTAACTATACAATCCCTCATTTGCAGGAATTATTCGAATACGCTGAAATTGTCCCTACGGTAAACCAAGTAGAATACCATCCATTCTTAAACCAAAACGAACTTCTAAATACTTGCAAAAAGAATAATATAGTATTGGAAGCGTATAGTCCCCTCGCCCATGGCCAAAAGATTTCAGATCCAAAACTTGTATCTCTTGCCGCAAAATACGGAAAAACTGCGGCTCAAATTCTCATCCGCTGGGCAATCGACAAAGGATTAGTGGTCATTCCTAAATCAGTCAAAAAAGAAAGGATTTTGGAAAATTCTCAAGTATTCGATTTTAAACTTAGCGAATCGGATTTGGCGGAAATGGAGACTTGGAATGAGAACTTCAGGACCTGCTGGGATCCAACAGGAGCCTAA
- a CDS encoding GNAT family N-acetyltransferase, whose product MNSVQHDIAGKKFLILQDGREAHLVYREIGSHVWDLYHTFVPTDFRGKGIASQLAEAALKTARAETKKIIPNCSFVQTYLKRHPEYSDLVIME is encoded by the coding sequence ATGAATTCAGTCCAACATGATATTGCAGGCAAAAAATTCCTGATCCTACAAGACGGAAGAGAAGCTCATTTGGTTTATAGAGAGATCGGTTCCCATGTTTGGGATCTATATCATACTTTTGTCCCGACTGATTTCAGAGGAAAAGGGATCGCTTCTCAACTTGCAGAAGCCGCTCTTAAAACAGCAAGGGCAGAAACGAAAAAGATTATTCCGAACTGTTCCTTTGTGCAAACTTATCTTAAAAGACATCCCGAATATTCAGATCTGGTGATCATGGAATGA
- a CDS encoding MarR family winged helix-turn-helix transcriptional regulator gives MATHYKGKPRDVKVLDAYIKLSRCADSIRTMEEKFLNQYNLTSGQFGCLETLYHLGPMCQKEIGQKIFSCEGNITQIIDNLEKRSLVIRVRSEEDRRYFIINLTDKGKELIGTSFPDYLEQLKGKMSCLSDEELKNLGQICKTVGLKSA, from the coding sequence ATGGCCACTCATTATAAAGGAAAGCCTAGAGATGTAAAGGTGCTCGATGCCTACATCAAATTAAGCCGATGTGCGGATTCCATCCGTACAATGGAGGAAAAATTCCTTAATCAATATAATCTGACCAGCGGCCAATTCGGATGCTTGGAGACTCTTTATCATCTTGGCCCTATGTGCCAAAAAGAAATCGGTCAAAAAATATTTTCCTGCGAAGGAAACATCACACAGATCATAGATAATTTAGAAAAAAGAAGTCTAGTAATCAGAGTCAGAAGCGAAGAAGACAGACGTTATTTTATCATCAATCTTACCGACAAAGGAAAGGAACTCATCGGAACTTCTTTCCCAGATTATTTGGAGCAGTTGAAGGGCAAGATGTCCTGCCTCAGCGACGAAGAACTCAAAAATTTAGGACAGATCTGCAAGACTGTCGGACTCAAATCCGCGTAA
- a CDS encoding sensor histidine kinase produces MEKGKKSGPLDRIFKSIQGYLTPKAPVSSGLSFWRELILTSILFTMSILGTIVYFPSVYLAWTEGKTEVLWVDSFSLGLVYLLLIVKKINFSIKATLILTMNYCLGLSLLIFVGPEGGGLLWLFPFPVLAGVLFGLTPSLFGLLANMIAVFIASRAQFYLSLPWAMAPERLYVVGLNFLIANTIVCVPLTILMRGLQESVQRRHEYLTNLRLRKAHIYRSKRTLEKEIATRIEIERTLEENLREKEVLLHEIHHRVKNNLQIVSGMLNLQNMYSTESSTSEVLSKAQSRITAMAMIHDHLYKQDKFANVDMKTYLDSLLRHLVTSYFPSGNRIGFEADMDPIRLSMEKAIPCGLIVTELISNSLKHAFPNDAKGNIFVQLKVKENKVHLTVRDDGVGMPRIQEWFGQTSSKKQDQDSSLGLMIIRSLCTQLKAELDLKNTGGTSVCLIFKT; encoded by the coding sequence ATGGAAAAAGGAAAAAAATCCGGCCCTCTCGATCGGATTTTCAAATCTATCCAAGGATATCTAACTCCAAAGGCTCCGGTCTCTTCCGGACTTTCGTTTTGGAGAGAACTCATTTTAACTTCTATCTTATTCACGATGAGTATCCTCGGAACTATCGTATATTTCCCGAGTGTATATCTTGCATGGACAGAAGGTAAAACTGAAGTTTTATGGGTAGATTCATTTTCATTAGGTCTAGTCTACCTACTTCTAATCGTTAAAAAAATAAACTTTTCGATTAAGGCCACATTGATCTTAACAATGAATTATTGTTTAGGGCTTTCTCTTTTAATATTCGTAGGTCCGGAAGGTGGAGGATTACTCTGGCTATTTCCTTTTCCTGTGCTCGCAGGAGTTTTATTCGGACTCACTCCTTCTCTATTCGGACTTTTAGCAAATATGATAGCTGTCTTTATAGCTTCCAGAGCGCAATTCTATCTGAGCCTTCCTTGGGCCATGGCTCCGGAAAGATTATATGTGGTAGGTTTAAACTTTTTAATCGCGAATACGATCGTATGTGTTCCTCTAACTATCCTAATGAGGGGATTACAGGAAAGTGTACAGAGAAGGCATGAATATCTTACAAATCTTAGATTAAGAAAAGCTCATATATACAGATCCAAACGTACTTTAGAAAAAGAGATTGCTACCAGAATAGAGATCGAAAGGACCTTGGAAGAAAATTTAAGGGAGAAAGAAGTACTTCTCCACGAGATCCATCACAGGGTCAAAAACAATCTGCAGATAGTTTCAGGAATGCTGAACTTACAAAACATGTATTCTACTGAATCTTCTACTTCCGAAGTTTTGTCTAAGGCACAGAGCAGGATTACTGCAATGGCGATGATCCACGATCACCTCTACAAGCAGGATAAATTTGCGAATGTGGATATGAAAACATATCTGGATTCTCTTTTAAGACATCTAGTCACTTCTTATTTCCCGTCCGGGAATCGAATCGGCTTTGAAGCGGATATGGATCCGATTAGACTTTCCATGGAGAAGGCGATCCCATGTGGTTTAATCGTAACTGAGCTGATCTCAAATTCTCTCAAACATGCATTTCCAAATGACGCAAAAGGAAATATTTTCGTTCAGTTAAAGGTAAAAGAAAATAAGGTCCATCTTACTGTTAGAGATGACGGTGTAGGAATGCCTAGGATCCAAGAATGGTTTGGACAAACTTCTTCTAAAAAGCAGGATCAGGATTCTTCTTTGGGCCTAATGATCATTCGTTCACTGTGTACCCAGCTCAAAGCGGAACTGGATCTGAAAAACACAGGTGGAACTTCCGTTTGCTTGATTTTTAAAACTTGA
- a CDS encoding VOC family protein has product MIHHIAISTQDPETLKNFYITIPGLSFEKDHFYQDGKLRSSWFLAGAVRIMIEREEDPKAPHALIFSAPKKEERVKIDSLFGNSFIEKTDYTKYFKDPDGNRLGFSSYPEPWD; this is encoded by the coding sequence ATGATCCATCATATAGCGATTTCCACGCAAGATCCGGAAACATTAAAAAATTTTTATATAACTATCCCAGGTTTATCTTTCGAAAAGGATCATTTTTATCAGGATGGCAAACTCAGATCCTCTTGGTTTTTAGCGGGAGCAGTTCGTATCATGATAGAAAGAGAAGAAGATCCTAAGGCACCTCATGCACTTATCTTCTCCGCTCCAAAAAAGGAAGAAAGAGTAAAGATAGATTCCTTATTCGGAAATTCTTTTATAGAGAAAACTGATTACACAAAATATTTCAAAGACCCGGATGGGAATCGTTTGGGATTTAGTTCTTATCCGGAACCCTGGGATTAA
- a CDS encoding NAD(P)/FAD-dependent oxidoreductase — MYSGSSKKVIVIGGGAAGFFGAIQTRILSDGKVSVSLYEKSPNVLSKVKISGGGRCNVTHSCFDPEELSKRYPRGEKELKRAFETFQPKDTIRFFESRGVKLKAENDGRMFPITDNSETIINCLLEEAKKSGVKIQTKISILGIYKNEDPDGKRFRIQTEEGEEYFDSVLIASGSSRKVWGWLENMGHSIEPPVPSLFTFEISDPLLDGFQGLTVSDVEIIFKNSKLKQRGPVLFTHWGLSGPAVLKLSAWAARELFDSDYKAELLVDWVPNHSRQELREIFLEKKKDSPSKKPGSRSEFDLPSRFWERVWEKSCGSEKRWSEISSKEFHQAEEILKRTVLKVSGKGVFKDEFVTCGGVRRKEVDFSKMESRFHPGLYFAGEVLDIDGITGGFNFQNAWTTSFIAAKALATT, encoded by the coding sequence TTGTATTCTGGTTCCTCAAAAAAAGTAATCGTAATCGGCGGCGGAGCTGCGGGGTTTTTCGGAGCCATCCAAACTAGAATTCTCTCCGATGGAAAAGTTTCCGTATCTCTTTACGAAAAATCCCCAAACGTACTTTCCAAAGTTAAAATTTCAGGAGGAGGAAGATGTAATGTCACTCATTCCTGTTTTGATCCGGAAGAATTATCCAAACGTTATCCAAGGGGAGAGAAGGAACTTAAAAGAGCCTTTGAGACATTCCAACCAAAGGACACCATCCGTTTTTTTGAATCGAGGGGAGTGAAATTAAAAGCGGAGAATGATGGTAGAATGTTCCCCATCACTGATAATTCAGAAACCATCATCAACTGCTTACTAGAAGAAGCCAAAAAATCAGGAGTAAAGATCCAAACCAAAATTTCTATATTAGGAATTTATAAAAATGAAGATCCGGACGGAAAAAGATTCAGGATACAAACGGAAGAAGGAGAAGAGTATTTTGATTCTGTTCTGATAGCGAGCGGTTCCTCTCGTAAGGTTTGGGGATGGCTGGAAAATATGGGTCATTCTATAGAACCTCCTGTTCCTTCTTTATTTACTTTCGAGATCTCAGATCCATTATTAGATGGATTCCAGGGGCTTACTGTATCGGATGTTGAGATTATATTCAAAAACTCTAAACTAAAACAAAGAGGCCCCGTTCTTTTTACACATTGGGGCTTAAGCGGTCCGGCGGTTCTTAAACTTTCTGCTTGGGCAGCTCGAGAATTATTCGATTCAGATTATAAAGCGGAATTACTTGTAGATTGGGTCCCTAATCATTCCAGACAAGAATTGAGAGAAATATTTTTAGAAAAGAAGAAGGATAGTCCTTCTAAAAAACCGGGAAGTCGTTCCGAATTCGATCTCCCGTCCAGATTTTGGGAAAGAGTTTGGGAGAAGTCTTGTGGTTCGGAAAAAAGATGGTCCGAAATTTCTTCCAAAGAATTTCACCAGGCAGAAGAGATCTTAAAAAGAACCGTTCTGAAAGTTTCCGGCAAAGGGGTTTTTAAGGATGAGTTCGTGACTTGTGGTGGAGTTCGCCGCAAGGAAGTGGATTTTTCTAAAATGGAAAGTAGGTTTCATCCAGGACTTTATTTCGCAGGAGAAGTTTTGGATATAGACGGTATCACAGGTGGATTCAATTTCCAAAATGCCTGGACCACTTCTTTTATTGCTGCTAAAGCTTTGGCGACGACTTAA
- a CDS encoding pirin family protein, translating into MGFRRITGTRIAEKTIEGGGFPVRRPFPVPQFSYWDPFLLLDEMGPVTYEPGKAIGAPDHPHRGFETVTYLLSGEMEHRDSWGHSGKLKEGGIQWMTAGAGLVHSELPSADFQSRGGRMHGFQIWVNLPRDKKLISPNYQEMDSSELPVAEKDGVWAKVIAGDLWGTNAIIQTQTPIVFFHLKLSPGSYAEVPVPKDYNILAYPFVGAGTVIDTDAEHDLVEGETVFYQGGEGSIGLRAPENFAWEVLILGGQPLNEPVARYGPFVMSTPQEIQQAFEDYSAGKMGTI; encoded by the coding sequence TCGCCGAAAAAACTATCGAAGGTGGAGGATTTCCAGTCCGCAGACCATTCCCAGTTCCGCAATTTTCTTATTGGGACCCGTTTTTACTTTTAGATGAAATGGGACCTGTTACTTACGAACCAGGCAAAGCAATAGGTGCTCCAGATCATCCTCACAGAGGTTTCGAGACCGTTACGTATCTTCTATCCGGAGAAATGGAACATAGAGATTCCTGGGGCCATTCAGGAAAATTAAAAGAAGGTGGGATCCAATGGATGACTGCAGGAGCCGGGCTCGTACATTCAGAACTTCCTTCTGCCGATTTTCAGTCCAGAGGTGGAAGAATGCATGGGTTCCAGATCTGGGTGAATCTCCCAAGGGATAAAAAACTTATTTCCCCGAATTATCAAGAGATGGATTCATCCGAGCTCCCAGTGGCAGAAAAAGACGGCGTTTGGGCAAAAGTAATTGCGGGAGATCTTTGGGGAACCAATGCGATCATCCAAACTCAGACACCAATTGTATTCTTCCATTTAAAACTTTCTCCAGGTTCTTATGCAGAAGTGCCTGTTCCGAAAGATTATAATATTCTAGCATACCCGTTTGTGGGCGCAGGTACTGTAATCGATACGGATGCAGAACACGATCTTGTAGAGGGTGAAACAGTTTTTTACCAAGGCGGAGAAGGTAGTATAGGCCTTCGCGCTCCCGAAAATTTTGCCTGGGAAGTTTTGATCCTTGGGGGACAACCTCTGAATGAACCGGTAGCACGTTATGGCCCTTTTGTGATGAGCACCCCTCAAGAAATACAACAGGCTTTTGAGGATTATTCCGCAGGAAAAATGGGGACAATATAA
- the lepB gene encoding signal peptidase I, whose product MRTSGPAGIQQEPNLKYPKSKTPTSFNTISRKVWFQGSIILLSFLFVTNCDILITSVFKEHIIDANYIPAGSMEPNLQIGDYIFVKKFSVSPERGDLITFYPPSNAITPEEAEGPNRIRFVKRLIGIPGDTIYYYYEPIPDSTQAALRISINGKILPIEASEEILNQEDYDIPLEGIKLFYEKIGDKKYKVFFGDRPFHEGAYPSDTKFRLGEDEFFFLGDNRGNSSDSRFWGTVPKENITGKVIFKYLSFNWKDYTCSKPEEKDPYQYQECPKDIMSRWSRMKFRFQNLGPIE is encoded by the coding sequence ATGAGAACTTCAGGACCTGCTGGGATCCAACAGGAGCCTAATCTGAAATATCCAAAATCAAAAACTCCTACTTCTTTCAATACTATATCGCGAAAAGTTTGGTTTCAAGGTTCGATAATCCTTCTGTCATTCCTATTTGTAACGAATTGTGATATCCTAATAACCTCGGTATTTAAGGAACATATCATAGATGCGAATTATATTCCTGCCGGCTCAATGGAACCTAATCTCCAAATCGGAGACTATATATTCGTAAAAAAATTTTCCGTTTCTCCGGAACGTGGGGATTTAATCACTTTTTATCCTCCTTCAAATGCAATCACTCCAGAAGAAGCAGAAGGCCCGAATAGAATACGTTTCGTTAAAAGACTGATAGGAATTCCCGGAGATACTATTTATTATTATTATGAACCAATACCGGATTCCACTCAAGCAGCGTTGCGAATCTCAATCAATGGGAAAATTCTACCAATCGAAGCATCGGAAGAAATCTTAAACCAAGAAGATTATGATATTCCATTAGAAGGGATAAAACTTTTTTATGAAAAGATCGGAGATAAAAAATATAAAGTTTTCTTCGGCGATCGCCCTTTTCACGAAGGAGCTTACCCTTCAGATACAAAATTCAGATTAGGAGAAGATGAGTTTTTCTTTCTGGGAGATAATCGAGGAAATTCCTCTGATTCCAGGTTCTGGGGAACCGTTCCAAAGGAAAACATTACCGGCAAAGTGATTTTCAAATATCTTTCTTTCAATTGGAAGGATTATACCTGCTCAAAGCCTGAGGAAAAGGATCCATACCAATACCAAGAATGTCCAAAAGATATAATGTCCAGATGGTCCAGAATGAAATTTAGGTTCCAAAACTTAGGTCCAATCGAATAA